One region of bacterium genomic DNA includes:
- the cheB gene encoding chemotaxis-specific protein-glutamate methyltransferase CheB, translated as MIKILIVDDSPIFQKLYTLLFRADPELRVIGIVNDGAEALAFVANQRPDVILMDLQMPVMNGYEATRRIMETDPIPIVICSASSQHDDVNKTFQAVEAGAVAFLNKPAGPGHPDFQSSVANMIQTIKLMAEIKQVKRMRRPAQAREEGTRLMPGAMSFANAPRVVAIGASTGGPLVLQTILGFLPRNYPVPLLIVQHIAEGFVKGFAEWLGSTTGFPIHIAEHNVRALPGHVYLAPDNLHLGMSAGGTLVLSGDAPENGLRPAVSYLFRSVALTFGPSAVGVLLTGMGKDGAQDLKQLKERGGITIAQDKESSLIHGMPGEAIRLEAALHVLPPEKISALLVQLVNSRGVLP; from the coding sequence ATGATCAAAATTCTAATTGTGGATGATTCTCCCATCTTCCAGAAGCTCTATACGCTACTGTTCCGGGCTGATCCCGAACTCCGGGTCATAGGAATCGTCAACGATGGCGCGGAGGCGCTTGCGTTCGTCGCGAATCAAAGGCCGGATGTGATTTTGATGGACCTCCAGATGCCCGTGATGAACGGGTATGAGGCAACGCGGCGCATTATGGAAACGGATCCCATCCCGATTGTCATCTGTAGCGCCAGTTCCCAGCACGATGATGTCAACAAGACGTTTCAGGCGGTGGAAGCTGGGGCCGTGGCATTTCTTAACAAGCCAGCCGGTCCGGGGCATCCGGATTTTCAGAGCTCCGTGGCCAATATGATACAGACCATCAAGCTGATGGCGGAGATCAAACAGGTGAAACGGATGCGGCGTCCGGCACAGGCGAGGGAGGAAGGCACCCGGCTGATGCCCGGTGCGATGTCGTTTGCCAACGCTCCCCGCGTGGTTGCCATCGGTGCCTCGACCGGGGGACCACTGGTGCTGCAAACGATCCTTGGGTTTTTGCCGAGGAATTATCCTGTGCCCCTGTTGATTGTTCAACACATTGCCGAGGGCTTTGTAAAAGGTTTTGCGGAGTGGTTGGGCAGTACCACGGGTTTTCCAATCCACATTGCAGAACATAATGTCCGGGCATTGCCCGGGCATGTCTACCTTGCTCCAGACAATCTCCATCTGGGGATGTCGGCGGGTGGGACCCTGGTGTTGAGTGGGGATGCCCCAGAGAATGGCCTTCGTCCGGCGGTATCTTACCTGTTCCGGTCCGTGGCCCTGACCTTCGGCCCTTCTGCCGTGGGCGTTTTACTGACTGGTATGGGAAAGGATGGTGCCCAGGACTTGAAGCAACTGAAGGAGAGGGGTGGGATCACCATCGCTCAGGACAAGGAGAGTTCACTGATCCATGGGATGCCGGGTGAGGCTATTCGTCTGGAGGCAGCGCTTCATGTGCTCCCGCCGGAAAAAATTTCCGCCCTGTTGGTGCAATTGGTGAACTCGAGAGGAGTGCTGCCATGA
- a CDS encoding response regulator gives MNRQEEELLTALRAEFAVEAVEYLRAITDELLELEKGLNPDRQTVVVDSICRQIHSLKGESRAVNFQDIETICHALESVLLPWKPRGSTPPPGAFDTLHEALDSIRAMLATEGAMGRRQRDEVVAKLALFVPAPVAVPAPPPRPEPVHPETEEVKLPSAEGGETRPEETVRMPVARLETLLLQLEEMLEVKLTLNQRADALRAAVALVEQGKRQAVKINTEVRLLAGAQACLPTLLDELLERHKTTVSTLGDALASLARGADQDAHTVSLLVDNLLGQSKRLLMLPFNTLLGILPKLVRDLCRDQGKDAEIVIRGGDIEIDKRILQELKDAVIHLTRNCVDHGIETVAVREQKNKPGRGTITVEILPLDAGKVELVIRDDGAGIDVEAVKKVAIKLGVISAASAAHLSRDMALDLIFRSSVSTSKAVTAVSGRGLGMAIVKDRVETLGGRITVETSPTMGSTFRITLPLTLTTFRGTFVDAAGQWFILPSASVDRVARVRRNQITIVDSREVLSLDGHTLAFVELADVLGLPSLGRSPMYKPLVSIGIVGVGDKRIALGFDEVLTEQEVLVKSFMKPLSRVRNVAGATVLASGRVVPILNVADLLKSAAVLSSAPAPTALERQKSLLLVEDSIISRVLFKSILESAGYVVKTAVDGEGAWEVMKKENFDAVVSDIDMPRLNGLELTSRIRHDKRFGDTPVILVTGLSSPEDRVRGLEVGANAYIAKSSFEQSDLLEALRRVV, from the coding sequence GTTGACGGCACTGAGGGCGGAATTCGCCGTCGAGGCCGTAGAGTATCTCCGCGCGATCACGGATGAACTCCTGGAATTGGAAAAGGGGCTGAATCCCGACCGTCAGACCGTGGTGGTGGATAGCATCTGTCGGCAGATCCACAGCCTGAAAGGGGAGTCCCGTGCGGTTAATTTTCAGGACATTGAGACCATTTGCCATGCCCTGGAAAGTGTTTTGCTACCCTGGAAACCGCGTGGGTCTACGCCTCCACCGGGCGCCTTTGATACGCTGCACGAGGCACTGGATTCGATTCGGGCGATGCTTGCAACAGAAGGGGCGATGGGGCGACGTCAGCGTGATGAGGTGGTGGCCAAACTCGCGCTGTTCGTGCCAGCACCTGTGGCTGTTCCCGCCCCCCCGCCGCGGCCTGAACCTGTCCACCCTGAAACAGAAGAGGTTAAACTGCCGTCGGCGGAGGGAGGGGAAACGCGGCCTGAAGAAACCGTGCGGATGCCGGTGGCGCGGCTCGAGACGCTCCTGCTGCAATTGGAGGAGATGCTGGAGGTGAAGCTCACCCTGAATCAGCGGGCTGATGCCCTGCGGGCGGCGGTGGCCCTGGTTGAACAGGGAAAACGACAGGCGGTGAAAATTAACACTGAAGTCCGGTTGCTGGCAGGGGCTCAGGCCTGCCTGCCAACCCTCTTGGACGAGTTGCTGGAACGTCATAAAACCACGGTCAGCACACTCGGGGATGCCCTTGCCAGCCTCGCGAGGGGGGCAGATCAGGATGCCCATACGGTGAGCCTCCTGGTTGATAACCTTCTTGGCCAATCCAAGCGACTCCTGATGCTGCCTTTCAATACCCTGTTGGGGATTCTTCCAAAACTGGTAAGGGATCTCTGTCGTGATCAGGGCAAGGATGCGGAGATCGTCATCCGGGGGGGGGATATTGAGATCGACAAGCGAATCCTCCAGGAGTTGAAAGACGCCGTTATACACCTGACCCGCAACTGTGTGGACCACGGGATCGAGACGGTGGCGGTGCGGGAGCAGAAAAACAAGCCGGGTCGAGGAACCATTACCGTGGAGATCCTGCCGTTAGATGCCGGTAAGGTGGAACTGGTGATTCGGGATGATGGGGCAGGAATTGATGTCGAGGCGGTGAAAAAAGTAGCCATCAAACTGGGCGTGATTTCGGCCGCTAGCGCGGCGCACCTGTCCCGGGACATGGCGTTAGATCTGATATTCCGGTCTTCTGTTTCTACCAGCAAGGCTGTGACCGCTGTCTCGGGACGCGGGCTGGGGATGGCGATCGTGAAGGATCGGGTGGAAACGCTCGGTGGCCGGATAACGGTGGAAACCAGCCCGACTATGGGGAGCACATTCAGGATCACGCTGCCCCTTACCTTGACCACATTTCGCGGTACCTTTGTGGACGCCGCTGGCCAGTGGTTCATTCTGCCTTCGGCCAGCGTGGATCGGGTCGCCCGGGTTCGGCGGAACCAGATCACGATAGTGGACAGCCGGGAAGTGCTCTCTCTGGACGGTCACACCCTTGCGTTCGTGGAGCTGGCGGATGTGCTGGGGTTACCTTCGTTGGGCAGGTCGCCAATGTATAAACCACTGGTCTCGATAGGGATTGTGGGTGTCGGGGATAAGCGAATCGCCCTTGGGTTTGATGAAGTTCTGACTGAGCAGGAAGTGCTGGTGAAGTCATTTATGAAGCCTCTTTCCCGGGTTCGCAATGTGGCTGGCGCAACGGTGCTTGCCTCGGGCCGTGTGGTGCCGATCCTCAATGTGGCTGACCTGCTAAAGTCAGCTGCCGTCCTTTCCAGTGCCCCCGCCCCCACCGCCCTGGAGCGGCAAAAGTCCCTCCTTTTGGTTGAGGATTCCATCATCTCGCGGGTGTTGTTCAAGTCCATTCTGGAGTCTGCCGGGTATGTGGTGAAAACCGCAGTCGACGGGGAGGGGGCGTGGGAGGTGATGAAGAAAGAAAATTTTGATGCCGTGGTTTCTGATATTGACATGCCAAGGCTGAACGGGCTTGAGCTCACCTCCCGGATCCGGCATGATAAACGCTTCGGTGATACACCCGTAATCTTGGTTACCGGGCTGTCGTCGCCGGAAGACCGTGTTCGCGGGTTAGAGGTGGGCGCTAACGCGTATATTGCCAAAAGCAGCTTCGAACAGAGCGACCTCCTTGAGGCGCTCAGGAGGGTGGTGTGA
- the rsmA gene encoding 16S rRNA (adenine(1518)-N(6)/adenine(1519)-N(6))-dimethyltransferase RsmA, protein MVNLTSPSQVLALLHLRGLTPNTLLGQNFLIDANIRDIILNTADPQPDDVVLEVGPGLGVLTEILAQKAGRVIAVEKDRGFHEYLREQFHDHPSLSLILGDALDLDADFFEREKITRLVSNLPYSVGSRILMNVFTLPHPPARVTVTLQLEVAERLAAAIGAEARGLMGVWAQRVYHVEIVKVISPSCFCPRPKVKSAVVLLKRLPEDVLNTGDRKMFARLTKESFVFRRKQLATILSRVAPKLGFELDHALTVLETMGVDPRIRPEMLAVSQWQQLADGVGQKGVS, encoded by the coding sequence ATGGTGAATCTTACAAGCCCTTCTCAAGTTCTGGCATTGCTCCATCTTCGTGGACTCACCCCGAATACCCTGCTGGGGCAGAATTTCCTGATTGATGCCAACATCCGTGACATCATCCTCAATACGGCCGATCCCCAGCCTGATGACGTGGTGTTGGAAGTGGGGCCCGGACTTGGTGTGCTGACGGAGATTCTGGCCCAAAAGGCTGGTCGGGTGATTGCCGTGGAAAAGGATCGTGGGTTCCATGAATATCTCCGGGAGCAGTTTCATGATCACCCCTCCCTGTCCCTGATTCTCGGTGATGCGTTAGATCTGGATGCAGATTTCTTTGAACGGGAAAAGATCACCCGGTTAGTTTCAAATCTCCCGTATTCCGTGGGAAGCCGGATTCTGATGAATGTGTTTACTCTGCCGCATCCTCCCGCCAGGGTGACCGTGACCCTTCAACTGGAAGTGGCGGAACGTCTAGCGGCGGCTATTGGTGCGGAGGCGCGCGGGTTGATGGGGGTCTGGGCACAACGGGTGTACCACGTTGAAATCGTCAAGGTGATCAGTCCCTCCTGTTTTTGTCCGCGGCCGAAGGTGAAGTCGGCAGTGGTGCTGTTGAAACGGCTTCCGGAGGACGTGCTGAACACCGGCGATCGTAAAATGTTTGCCCGACTGACAAAGGAGTCCTTTGTCTTCCGGCGAAAGCAGTTGGCGACGATCCTTTCGCGTGTGGCTCCGAAATTGGGATTTGAACTGGATCACGCCCTGACGGTGTTGGAGACGATGGGGGTAGATCCCCGGATCCGCCCTGAGATGTTGGCTGTGAGCCAGTGGCAGCAACTGGCAGATGGAGTGGGGCAGAAAGGGGTATCATGA
- the mutS gene encoding DNA mismatch repair protein MutS, with the protein MSGETLTPMMSQYRQIRNKLPADTILFFRLGDFYEMFFEDAKEAAQILDITLTRRQSIPMCGIPFHAVDGYLAKLIRAGKKVAICEQVEDPAMTKGIVRREVTGIVTPGTVMQDAILTSVQNNYLGGFCRSGDVFGLALLDISTGAFWVEESSDAGILVDTLKQFGPRECVFPAEQMSDPVMKALIASLDRIVITSSEDWVFRYDVARDRLIRHFAVHSLDGFGCEQMSAAVGAAGGVLYYVQDELKRDLKHVRSLRVSNPAEFMMIDQATCMNLDLVPRRNEERRDSVTLLGTLDQTKTPMGARLMREWILRPLADVKGIERRLDAVEALMRDRTLLHDIRERFTGIRDLERLVARLSAGSGNGRDLKGMGSSLSALPELRNLVVDHPVVLLKQLGGEMRLLPELAALIEQAIEDEPPITLKEGGIIRKGFSPELDELRVAASEGRQWLAEFQTREQARTGIKTLKVRFNKVFGYYIEISKGQLANAPDDYIRKQTLVNGERFVTPELKEYERKITGAQERAEALEYELFVEIRDKVVEQTAAIQQTATALAQTDVLSALAERAVMGRYVRPRISADDQVSIKDGRHPVIEGMSGAERFVPNDTLLNGTDSQLIVLTGPNMAGKSTYIRQVALIVIMAQMGSFVPASSAEIGVVDQVFTRVGASDDIARGRSTFMVEMQETANILNNATSRSLIILDEIGRGTSTFDGISIAWAVAEYLHNNPKAKAKTLFATHYHELTDLALTMNGVRNYNVVVRERNDQIVFLRKIVPGAADKSYGIQVARLAGLPGEVIDRAKEILANLEEGEFSDAGQPKLARQKRKPRDSAQMSLFG; encoded by the coding sequence ATGAGTGGTGAAACATTGACGCCAATGATGTCGCAGTATCGGCAGATTCGAAACAAGCTGCCTGCGGATACGATTCTTTTTTTCCGGCTTGGCGATTTTTATGAAATGTTTTTTGAGGATGCCAAGGAGGCCGCACAGATTTTGGATATCACCCTGACGCGACGCCAGAGCATTCCCATGTGCGGAATTCCTTTCCATGCGGTTGACGGGTATCTGGCCAAGTTGATCCGGGCTGGAAAGAAAGTGGCCATTTGTGAACAGGTTGAAGATCCCGCCATGACCAAAGGCATTGTCCGGAGAGAAGTCACGGGCATCGTGACTCCCGGGACTGTGATGCAGGATGCGATTCTGACTTCGGTTCAGAATAACTATCTTGGAGGATTTTGCCGAAGCGGGGATGTGTTTGGCCTGGCCTTACTGGACATTTCCACGGGTGCCTTCTGGGTGGAAGAATCTTCCGATGCCGGCATTCTGGTGGATACACTGAAACAATTCGGTCCGCGTGAATGTGTGTTTCCGGCTGAGCAGATGTCTGATCCGGTGATGAAAGCCCTGATTGCCTCGCTCGACAGGATTGTCATTACCAGCAGTGAAGACTGGGTATTCCGTTACGATGTGGCGCGCGATCGGTTGATCCGCCATTTTGCGGTTCATTCGCTGGATGGGTTTGGCTGTGAGCAAATGTCTGCGGCCGTCGGGGCCGCCGGGGGCGTGTTGTACTACGTTCAAGATGAGCTGAAGCGAGATCTCAAGCATGTCCGTTCTCTGCGGGTGAGTAATCCAGCTGAATTCATGATGATTGACCAGGCGACCTGTATGAATCTGGATTTGGTGCCGCGCCGGAATGAGGAACGGCGTGACTCGGTGACGTTGTTGGGGACGCTGGATCAAACCAAAACGCCAATGGGAGCCCGGTTGATGCGCGAATGGATTCTGCGGCCTTTGGCCGATGTGAAGGGCATTGAGCGCCGTCTCGATGCCGTTGAGGCCTTGATGCGGGATCGGACGTTGTTGCATGATATTCGTGAGCGATTTACGGGAATCCGCGACTTGGAACGATTGGTGGCGCGCTTGAGCGCGGGAAGCGGGAATGGCCGTGATTTGAAGGGGATGGGATCCTCCCTGTCCGCCTTGCCGGAGCTGCGGAATTTGGTGGTGGATCACCCGGTGGTGCTATTGAAGCAGTTGGGTGGTGAGATGCGCCTGTTGCCGGAACTTGCGGCGCTGATCGAGCAGGCGATTGAAGATGAACCCCCAATCACCTTGAAAGAGGGGGGCATCATCCGCAAGGGCTTCAGCCCTGAGTTGGATGAGCTTCGCGTGGCGGCCAGCGAAGGCCGGCAGTGGTTGGCGGAGTTTCAGACCCGTGAACAGGCCCGGACTGGGATCAAAACGCTGAAGGTCCGCTTCAATAAGGTATTTGGCTATTACATTGAGATTTCCAAGGGACAACTGGCGAACGCGCCGGATGATTATATTCGCAAGCAGACGCTCGTGAATGGGGAGCGATTTGTAACCCCGGAACTCAAGGAGTATGAACGCAAGATCACCGGAGCACAGGAACGTGCCGAAGCCCTGGAATATGAGTTATTTGTGGAGATTCGAGACAAAGTGGTGGAGCAGACCGCTGCGATTCAGCAGACTGCCACCGCCCTCGCTCAAACCGATGTCCTGTCCGCCTTGGCGGAACGCGCGGTCATGGGGCGCTATGTGCGGCCTCGCATTTCAGCGGATGATCAAGTCTCTATCAAGGATGGCCGTCACCCGGTGATTGAAGGGATGTCGGGAGCGGAGCGCTTTGTTCCCAACGATACTCTGCTGAATGGGACCGATTCGCAGCTGATTGTGCTGACCGGGCCCAATATGGCCGGAAAGTCCACCTACATCCGGCAGGTGGCACTGATTGTGATTATGGCCCAGATGGGGTCCTTTGTGCCGGCTTCTTCCGCTGAGATTGGCGTGGTGGATCAGGTGTTCACCCGGGTTGGCGCAAGCGACGATATTGCGCGAGGGCGCAGTACCTTCATGGTCGAGATGCAGGAAACAGCCAACATTCTCAATAATGCCACCTCGCGGAGCTTGATTATCCTGGATGAAATCGGACGCGGAACCAGCACCTTTGATGGGATCAGTATCGCCTGGGCGGTGGCGGAATACCTGCACAATAATCCCAAGGCGAAGGCGAAGACGCTTTTTGCAACCCATTATCACGAGCTGACGGATTTGGCGCTGACCATGAACGGAGTCAGGAATTACAATGTGGTGGTGCGTGAGCGGAATGACCAGATTGTGTTCCTGCGCAAGATTGTGCCGGGCGCTGCCGATAAGAGCTATGGGATTCAGGTCGCCCGCTTGGCCGGTTTGCCCGGTGAAGTGATTGACCGCGCTAAAGAAATTCTTGCGAACCTGGAAGAGGGTGAATTCAGCGATGCCGGCCAACCCAAATTAGCCCGCCAGAAACGCAAACCCCGTGACTCCGCCCAGATGTCATTGTTCGGGTAA
- a CDS encoding peptidyl-prolyl cis-trans isomerase, whose amino-acid sequence MKRIFLALVVLALAPVIKGGTVTLDGVAAYVNDTVVTVGEVNEAIAPSLPQWRQVYEGAELTAKIKEAFDEACDDLINAKLILKSYDADTKINKDGVDKYVEKKVSDFIQDRFGGDRQEFLKALRDEKLSMEEWRRRMRERVIVGMMRGREVESKVVISPREVREIYAANPVKFHQEEQLKLRVILIHGSTNTADLAVREASVSTALTQLKSGIDFADMAKKLSEDGKAQQGGDWGWVETKDLRPELTASLSKLATNTISGIIRMDGDFYLVKVEDRHPSGTLPFEVVRASIEKDLRRKEIRNLTSVWIARLRKDAYIKLVEPGP is encoded by the coding sequence ATGAAACGGATATTTCTAGCACTCGTGGTACTGGCTCTGGCGCCTGTTATAAAAGGGGGGACTGTCACCCTTGATGGCGTGGCAGCCTATGTGAACGATACCGTCGTAACGGTGGGGGAGGTCAATGAGGCCATTGCCCCGTCTTTGCCTCAGTGGCGTCAGGTTTATGAGGGCGCCGAACTGACGGCGAAAATCAAGGAGGCTTTTGACGAAGCGTGTGACGACCTGATCAACGCTAAATTAATCCTGAAATCTTATGATGCTGACACTAAAATTAACAAAGACGGTGTCGATAAATATGTCGAAAAAAAGGTGAGTGATTTCATCCAGGATCGTTTCGGCGGGGATCGACAGGAATTTCTCAAGGCGCTTCGTGATGAAAAACTTTCCATGGAAGAGTGGCGTCGCCGGATGCGGGAGCGGGTGATCGTTGGCATGATGCGGGGGCGTGAAGTGGAATCCAAGGTGGTGATTTCGCCCAGGGAGGTCCGGGAGATATATGCCGCGAATCCCGTGAAGTTTCATCAGGAAGAACAGTTGAAACTCCGGGTCATCCTGATCCATGGGTCCACCAACACGGCAGATTTGGCTGTCCGTGAGGCGTCCGTGTCTACGGCGTTAACGCAGCTGAAGTCCGGGATCGATTTTGCCGACATGGCCAAGAAGCTATCTGAGGATGGTAAGGCGCAACAAGGTGGGGATTGGGGTTGGGTTGAAACAAAAGATCTTCGCCCTGAATTGACCGCTTCGCTGTCCAAGCTCGCCACAAACACGATTAGCGGCATCATTCGTATGGATGGCGATTTCTATCTGGTTAAGGTGGAGGATCGGCATCCGTCGGGAACCTTGCCCTTTGAAGTGGTAAGGGCTTCTATTGAGAAGGACTTGCGCCGGAAAGAAATCCGGAATCTTACCTCGGTGTGGATCGCACGGTTAAGAAAAGATGCCTATATCAAGCTTGTTGAACCGGGCCCTTGA
- a CDS encoding fused response regulator/phosphatase, whose product MNTPLKALIIEDSESDALLLLAYLRHGGYEPQFRRVDNAADLADALNQQTWDIVFSDHNMPGFSSTAALAMVRAVNVDIPFLIVSGSIGEEVAVAAMRAGAQDYLTKGHLARLVAAVDRELKDAEDRQGRRAAERCLLVREEELRIAKEIQQQLFPAISPAYAGYDMAGASCSAEATGGDYFDFIAGPHGEIFVVVGDVTGHGLGPALLMTDVRAYLRALVLSNRSLEDIMVQARHLLVEDLGSDRFITLLFAQLSPQTGALDHINAGHPTGYVIAHEGHVREELVATAPALGIDAENERLVSARVLLQKGDLVFLLTDGILESTSPTGEEFGVSRALELVKGARHLPSAQIIQLLFDEVRRFSGADTLQDDITAVVIKCQNENHCIPA is encoded by the coding sequence ATGAACACACCGCTCAAAGCTCTCATCATTGAGGATTCTGAAAGTGATGCGCTTCTGTTACTTGCGTATTTGCGGCATGGGGGATATGAGCCTCAGTTTCGCCGGGTTGATAACGCGGCGGACCTTGCAGATGCCCTCAATCAGCAGACCTGGGATATTGTTTTCTCCGACCATAATATGCCGGGATTCAGCTCCACGGCGGCCCTTGCAATGGTCAGGGCCGTCAATGTGGACATTCCTTTTCTGATCGTGTCGGGGAGCATCGGTGAGGAAGTGGCTGTGGCTGCGATGAGGGCTGGCGCTCAGGATTACCTGACCAAAGGACATCTGGCGCGCCTGGTTGCGGCGGTGGATCGGGAGCTGAAGGATGCGGAAGACCGGCAGGGCCGCCGGGCGGCGGAACGTTGTTTACTGGTTCGGGAGGAGGAACTTCGCATTGCGAAAGAGATCCAGCAACAGCTCTTTCCCGCCATCTCCCCGGCGTATGCGGGCTATGATATGGCGGGGGCATCATGTTCTGCCGAAGCCACGGGTGGTGATTATTTCGATTTTATTGCCGGTCCACACGGGGAGATTTTTGTCGTGGTGGGGGATGTTACCGGGCATGGCCTCGGACCCGCCCTGCTGATGACGGATGTCCGGGCTTATTTGAGGGCATTGGTTCTCTCGAACCGGAGCCTCGAGGACATTATGGTTCAGGCAAGACATCTCCTGGTGGAAGACCTTGGCAGTGACCGGTTCATCACGCTGCTCTTTGCCCAACTTAGTCCCCAAACCGGTGCGTTGGATCACATTAATGCCGGTCACCCGACCGGCTATGTGATTGCGCATGAGGGCCATGTCCGTGAAGAATTGGTGGCGACGGCGCCAGCATTGGGCATTGATGCGGAGAACGAACGCTTGGTTTCCGCCCGGGTCTTGCTACAAAAAGGGGATCTGGTGTTTCTCCTCACCGATGGGATATTGGAATCGACGTCTCCTACCGGTGAAGAATTCGGAGTGTCTCGCGCACTGGAGCTGGTCAAAGGGGCTCGACACCTTCCCTCCGCGCAGATCATTCAACTGCTGTTTGATGAAGTTCGACGTTTCAGCGGCGCCGATACCCTTCAGGATGACATTACGGCGGTGGTGATCAAATGCCAGAATGAGAACCATTGCATCCCGGCATAA